In Hevea brasiliensis isolate MT/VB/25A 57/8 chromosome 13, ASM3005281v1, whole genome shotgun sequence, a single genomic region encodes these proteins:
- the LOC110646798 gene encoding abscisic acid receptor PYL8 produces the protein MNGQSNGTAIGNGFGSVETEYIRRHHRHDPADHQCSSALVKHIKAPVHLVWSLVRRFDQPQKYKPFIRRCVAQGNLQIGSVREIDVKSGLPATTSTERLEFLDDDEHILSIRIVGGDHRLRNYSSIISLHPEIIDGRPGTLVIESFVVDVPEGNTKDETCYFVEALIKCNLKSLTDVSEQLAVQDRTEPINCI, from the exons ATGAATGGTCAGAGTAATGGGACAGcgattggaaatggatttggaagTGTAGAGACTGAATACATTAGGAGACATCATAGGCATGATCCTGCTGATCATCAGTGTAGCTCTGCTCTCGTTAAGCACATCAAAGCTCCTGTTCATCTT gtttggtCTCTCGTGAGGAGATTTGATCAACCACAGAAGTATAAGCCATTTATTAGGAGGTGTGTTGCGCAGGGGAACCTTCAGATTGGCAGTGTTAGAGAAATTGATGTAAAGTCTGGGCTTCCTGCCACTACAAGTACTGAAAGATTGGAGTTTCTTGATGATGATGAGCATATCCTCAGCATCAGGATTGTTGGTGGGGATCATAGATTGAGG AACTATTCTTCAATCATTTCCCTCCATCCAGAGATCATTGATGGAAGACCAGGGACTCTGGTGATCGAGTCATTTGTGGTGGATGTACCTGAAGGGAATACCAAGGATGAAACGTGCTACTTTGTTGAAGCTCTGATCAAATGCAATCTCAAATCACTAACTGACGTGTCAGAGCAGCTTGCAGTGCAGGATCGAACTGAACCCATTAATTGCATCTGA
- the LOC110646790 gene encoding ATP-dependent zinc metalloprotease FTSH 11, chloroplastic/mitochondrial, with protein MTITLQASLLCKPSLSPTCYSTSKQRLQCSRHHYHSSLSLSSNISLFTFLSLRFRLLPPSISCTLHPDNANLNSELTSYGLNSNSDSIKPKVNELSGGDSSAVSGFGVSGIDELARGRSGRESSEMHSENAMGSEGNNENLLQEQGVNNNIPLLVFLVGLWASARGGLEKLLASHWFTWWPFWQQEKLLDRLIAEADANPKDADKQSALLAELNKHSPESVIKRFEQRDHAVDSKGVAEYLRALVVTNAIADYLPDEQSGKPSSLPALLQELKQCAAGNMDEPFLNPGISEKQPLHVVMVDPKVSNKSRFTQELISTILFTVAVGLVWVIGAAALQKYIGSLGGIGTSGVGSTSSYASKELNKEVMPEKNVKTFKDVKGCDDAKQELEEVVEYLKNPAKFTRLGGKLPKGILLTGAPGTGKTLLAKAIAGEAGVPFFYRAGSEFEEMFVGVGARRVRSLFQAAKKKAPCIIFIDEIDAVGSTRKQWEGHTKKTLHQLLVEMDGFEQNEGIILMAATNLPDILDPALTRPGRFDRHIVVPNPDVQGRQDILELYLQDKPLAHDVDVKAIARGTPGFNGADLSNLVNIAAIKAAVEGAEYLTAAHLEFAKDRIIMGTERKTMFISEESKKLTAYHESGHAIVALNTDGAHPIHKATIVPRGSALGMVTQLPSSDETSISKKQLLARLDVCMGGRVAEELIFGQDLITTGASGDLHTATELAHYMVSNCGMSDTIGPVHIKEQPSSELQSRIDAEVVKLLREAYGRVKALLKKHEKALHELANALLEYETLGAEEIKRILLPYREGRQAEQQEQQEEGELVLA; from the exons ATGACTATTACTCTACAAGCTTCTCTTCTCTGTAAGCCTTCACTATCTCCCACTTGCTATTCTACTTCTAAACAACGCCTTCAATGCTCTCGCCACCATTACCATTCTTCTCTTTCTCTGTCTAGTAATATCTCCTTGTTTACTTTTCTAAGTTTAAGATTTCGTCTCCTCCCTCCCTCAATCTCTTGTACATTGCACCCGGATAATGCCAATTTGAATTCTGAATTAACTTCTTATGGATTGAATTCAAATTCCGATTCTATTAAACCGAAAGTCAATGAGTTGAGCGGTGGAGATAGTTCCGCTGTTTCTGGCTTTGGAGTATCGGGAATTGATGAACTTGCACGGGGGCGTTCGGGAAGGGAGTCTAGCGAAATGCATAGTGAGAATGCCATGGGTAGCGAAGGAAACAATGAGAATTTGTTGCAAGAACAAGGAGTGAATAACAATATACCATTGCTAGTCTTTCTTGTTGGTCTGTGGGCATCAGCAAGGGGAGGattggagaagcttttggcatCTCACTGGTTCACTTGGTGGCCTTTCTGGCAACAAGAGAAGCTTTTGGACCGCCTTATTGCTGAGGCTGATGCCAATCCTAAGGATGCCGACAAGCAGAGCgctctcttggccgagctcaacaAGCACAG CCCCGAGTCTGTAATCAAGAGGTTTGAACAAAGAGACCATGCAGTGGACAGTAAAGGAGTTGCAGAATACCTTCGAGCGCTTGTGGTCACTAATGCTATTGCTGATTATCTTCCAGACGAACAATCTGGAAAGCCATCCAGTCTTCCTGCCTTG TTACAAGAACTAAAGCAGTGCGCAGCAGGAAACATGGATGAGCCATTTTTGAACCCTGGCATATCTGAGAAGCAACCATTGCATGTGGTGATG GTTGACCCTAAAGTGTCAAACAAGTCACGATTCACTCAAGAGCTGATCTCAACTATCTTGTTCACTGTTGCAGTTGGATTGGTTTG GGTAATAGGTGCAGCTGCTCTTCAGAAGTATATTGGAAGCCTGGGCGGAATAGGAACTTCAGGAGTTGGCTCAACTTCTTCTTATGCATCCAAAGAGTTAAATAAAGAAGTTATGCCAGAGAAA AATGTTAAAACATTTAAGGATGTCAAAGGTTGTGATGATGCAAAACAGGAGCTCGAGGAAGTAGTGGAGTACCTCAAAAACCCAGCAAAATTTACTCGCCTTGGGGGGAAGTTGCCAAAG GGAATTCTTTTGACAGGAGCACCTGGTACAGGAAAAACATTGCTTGCcaag GCTATTGCTGGAGAAGCTGGGGTACCCTTTTTCTATAGGGCAGGAtctgaatttgaggaaat GTTTGTTGGTGTTGGTGCCCGGCGTGTGAGATCCTTATTTCAAGCAGCTAAAAAAAAG GCTCCATGCATCATTTTTATCGATGAAATTGATGCTGTTGGATCTACACGAAAACAATGGGAAGGCCATACAAAGAAAACTTTGCACCAACTACTAGTTGAAATGGATGGTTTTGAACAAAATGAG GGAATAATACTGATGGCTGCAACAAATTTGCCTGATATTCTTGATCCAGCTTTGACCAGGCCTGGTAGATTTGACAGGCAT ATTGTTGTTCCAAATCCAGATGTACAGGGTCGTCAAGATATTTTGGAGCTCTATTTGCAAGATAAACCATTGGCACATGATGTAGATGTTAAAGCAATTGCTCGTGGCACACCAGGCTTCAATGGTGCAG ATCTTTCAAACCTAGTTAACATTGCTGCCATTAAAGCTGCTGTTGAAGGTGCAGAGTATTTAACTGCTGCACATTTAGAGTTTGCAAAAGACAGGATCATCATGGGCACTGAGCGGAAAACAATGTTCATTTCAGAAGAATCAAAGAAG TTAACTGCATATCATGAGAGTGGCCATGCTATTGTAGCCTTAAACACTGATGGTGCACATCCAATTCACAAGGCAACAATAGTGCCGCGTGGATCTGCTTTAGGAATGGTTACCCAGCTTCCTTCAAGTGATGAGACATCTATTAGCAAGAAGCAGTTGTTAGCTCGTCTTGATGTTTGTATGGGGGGAAGAGTTGCAGAAGAGCTTATATTTGGTCAGGACCTTATCACTACTGGAGCAAGTGGTGATCTTCATACAGCTACTGAACTTGCGCATTATATG GTATCAAATTGTGGGATGAGCGATACAATAGGGCCAGTTCATATCAAAGAGCAACCAAGTTCAGAACTGCAGTCACGAATTGATGCTGAA GTGGTGAAACTCCTAAGAGAAGCGTATGGTCGTGTAAAAGCCCTATTAAAGAAG CACGAGAAGGCACTACATGAGTTAGCAAATGCACTTTTAGAGTATGAAACACTTGGTGCGGAAGAGATCAAGCGAATTCTTCTTCCTTATAGGGAGGGTCGGCAAGCTGAGCAACAAGAACAGCAAGAAGAAGGGGAGCTTGTGTTGGCTTAA
- the LOC110646804 gene encoding probable trehalose-phosphate phosphatase C: MFTRNIAKFNQALGFQRSSTNKQKLQPGSGRSISMRASNLSHFIAGGPTSIDDASYNSWVVEHPSALGSFDQMMRAAKGRKIAVFLDYDGTLAPIVDNPDLAFMSDEMRSAVREVAKYFPTAIISGRSREKVKEFVQLSNVYYAGSHGMDIMAPRRPVKSCDGKYHTIALDKKGNEVLFQPAKKFLPAIQKVRTALREKVMKIQGARIEDNRFCISVHFRQVREEDYGILEKTVKSVLEHYPEFHLSWGKKVMEIRPSIEWDKGHALEYLLDTLGLSNSSDVLPVYIGDDRTDEDAFKVIQGRGQGYPIIVSSSPKETKASFSLHDPSEVLTFLLRLARWSKSSSSSRSLAQIWGVVD; this comes from the exons ATGTTCACGAGAAATATCGCAAAGTTCAATCAAGCTTTGGGATTTCAAAGATCATCTACCAATAAACAAAAATTGCAGCCTGGTAGTGGTCGCTCCATAAGTATGAGAGCATCTAATTTAAGTCATTTCATTGCTGGTGGACCTACTTCCATAGACGATGCCAGTTATAACTCATGGGTG GTGGAACACCCTTCTGCACTAGGTTCATTTGATCAGATGATGAGAGCAGCAAAGGGGAGGAAGATTGCAGTGTTTTTAGATTACGACGGTACTCTTGCACCTATTGTAGATAATCCTGATCTCGCCTTCATGTCTGATGAG ATGCGTTCAGCAGTACGGGAAGTTGCAAAGTATTTTCCAACAGCTATAATCAGTGGTAGGAGCAGGGAAAAG GTAAAAGAATTTGTACAGTTAAGTAATGTATACTATGCAGGAAGCCATGGCATGGATATTATGGCACCACGGAGGCCAGTCAAGTCTTGTGATGGGAAGTACCACACCATAGCCCTTGATAAGAAG GGGAATGAGGTTCTCTTTCAACCTGCTAAGAAATTTTTGCCTGCAATTCAAAAG GTACGAACAGCATTGAGAGAGAAAGTCATGAAAATACAAGGTGCCAGGATAGAGGACAACAGGTTTTGCATCTCTGTACATTTCCGACAGGTTAGAGAAGAG GATTATGGAATTTTAGAGAAGACAGTGAAATCTGTTCTTGAACATTATCCGGAATTTCACTTAAGCTGGGGTAAAAAG GTTATGGAAATACGACCATCGATAGAGTGGGACAAAGGTCATGCCCTAGAATACTTACTTGATACTCTTGGGCTAAGCAACTCCTCTGATGTTCTCCCAGTGTACATAGGAGATGATCGAACGGATGAAGATGCTTTCAAG GTAATACAAGGAAGGGGCCAAGGCTACCCAATAATTGTAAGTTCCAGTCCAAAGGAAACTAAAGCTTCATTCTCCCTTCATGATCCATCGGAAGTGTTGACATTCTTGTTACGTCTAGCAAGGTGGAGTAAGTCTTCCAGTTCAAGCAGATCACTAGCTCAAATCTGGGGTGTGGTAGATTGA